In one window of Cytophagaceae bacterium ABcell3 DNA:
- a CDS encoding alpha-amylase family glycosyl hydrolase: MKLPPLSILTRISCIIKVVLFISFFPMVSTGTPFLSLDTENLAVRDSLGEPAWMKDAIIYPITPFNFVQEGKLEDIANRLPELKTLGVNTLLLQPIFHSHTLDQGYDIIDYSKINPELGNKKSLKSLIAKPKHWT, encoded by the coding sequence ATGAAATTACCCCCTCTTTCAATACTAACAAGAATTAGCTGCATAATTAAAGTAGTCCTTTTCATAAGCTTTTTCCCAATGGTTTCTACTGGCACCCCCTTCCTTTCATTAGACACAGAGAACTTAGCCGTACGAGACTCACTTGGGGAACCCGCATGGATGAAAGATGCGATCATTTACCCAATCACCCCTTTCAACTTTGTCCAAGAAGGTAAACTTGAGGATATTGCAAACAGGTTGCCGGAATTGAAGACATTGGGCGTTAACACGTTGCTGCTGCAGCCCATCTTCCACTCCCACACACTGGACCAAGGTTATGACATAATAGACTATTCCAAAATCAACCCGGAGCTAGGGAACAAAAAGAGCTTAAAATCGCTCATTGCCAAGCCAAAGCACTGGACATGA
- a CDS encoding antibiotic biosynthesis monooxygenase: MSIANTPEPPYYAVIFTSIRTEVDNGYDQMGKRMVELAQQQEGYLGHESVRNDLGITVSYWKDIDAIKKWKNNIEHLFAQDKGKELWYKSFKTRICKVERDYEFEKNDLSR, encoded by the coding sequence ATGAGTATAGCAAATACACCTGAACCTCCATATTATGCAGTAATATTTACCTCAATTAGAACCGAGGTAGATAATGGTTACGATCAAATGGGAAAGAGAATGGTGGAGTTAGCACAACAACAAGAAGGATATTTAGGTCATGAAAGTGTTAGAAATGATTTGGGGATAACTGTTTCATATTGGAAAGATATAGACGCAATAAAGAAATGGAAAAATAATATCGAACATTTATTTGCTCAGGATAAGGGTAAAGAACTCTGGTATAAGTCTTTTAAAACAAGAATTTGTAAAGTTGAGCGAGATTATGAGTTTGAAAAGAATGACTTAAGCAGGTAG
- a CDS encoding aldo/keto reductase: MKKQVNGLKRREFIKGTAKAALATVFLGSGSLNVLGAIAQKNSSIPTVTLNNGIPMPVLGFGTSTLTDSVCIQSVSDAISVGYRLIDTAHIYGNEEAVGEGIKQSGIDRKKLFITSKLWVDDSGYESTKKAFETSIKKLGIDYLDLYLIHRPRGDVKGSWQAMEELYEAGKIKAIGVSNFLPEQLKELNTYAKVEPTINQIESHVFFQQKVSYPYLKDSPTQLEAWSPFAAGRNDIFSNPTLAAIGQKYNKSIAQVCLRWHHQRGVVAIPRSSQKAHMIENLNIFDFELSEADMDKIASLDLNITQFPEWE; this comes from the coding sequence ATGAAGAAACAAGTTAATGGTTTAAAGCGAAGGGAATTTATAAAAGGAACGGCAAAGGCTGCTCTGGCAACAGTTTTTTTGGGATCGGGTAGTTTAAATGTGTTGGGAGCTATTGCGCAAAAGAATAGTTCAATTCCGACGGTTACACTTAACAACGGCATACCAATGCCGGTGCTTGGGTTTGGTACAAGTACCTTAACAGATTCAGTCTGTATTCAAAGTGTGTCTGATGCAATTTCGGTTGGTTATCGCCTTATAGACACGGCACATATTTATGGAAACGAAGAAGCCGTAGGGGAAGGGATAAAACAAAGTGGAATTGATAGAAAGAAACTGTTTATAACATCAAAGCTCTGGGTTGACGATTCGGGTTATGAAAGCACTAAAAAGGCTTTTGAAACATCCATTAAAAAATTGGGGATTGACTATTTAGACCTTTATCTTATTCATCGTCCCAGGGGAGATGTGAAAGGTTCATGGCAGGCAATGGAAGAGCTTTATGAAGCCGGCAAAATCAAAGCCATTGGCGTGAGTAATTTTCTTCCGGAACAGCTTAAGGAATTGAATACTTACGCAAAGGTTGAACCTACAATAAACCAAATAGAGAGCCATGTATTTTTTCAGCAGAAAGTTTCTTATCCATATTTAAAAGACTCACCTACCCAATTAGAAGCCTGGTCTCCATTTGCCGCAGGCAGGAATGACATTTTTAGCAACCCAACCTTGGCTGCTATTGGCCAAAAGTACAATAAGTCCATCGCTCAGGTATGTCTAAGGTGGCACCATCAGCGAGGTGTTGTCGCAATCCCAAGGTCTTCACAAAAAGCCCATATGATCGAAAATTTAAATATTTTCGATTTTGAGCTTTCTGAAGCCGATATGGACAAGATCGCATCTCTGGATTTAAATATAACTCAATTTCCTGAATGGGAGTAG